The window AAAGGAATTTAAGAAAAAGCTGTTTGATGCTTTTGGTATCATTTTTAACGAATTGTATGCCATTACCAATCTCCCTATTAGTAGATATTTAGATTATTTGATCAATAGTGGGAATTACGAGCAATACATGCAGAAACTAATTGATAGCTATAATCCGATGGCTGCCGCTAATGTGATGTGTAGAAATACAATATCGATAAGTTGGGATGGATATTTGTATGATTGCGATTTTAATCAAATGCTTGAAATGAAATTAAAGGATGAAAACCTTCAACATATCAGTGAATTTGATCTTGATAAATTAGAATCTCGAGAGATATTAGTAAATCAACATTGTTTTGGTTGTACTGCTGGAAGTGGTTCTAGCTGTGGAGGTGCTACATCCTAAATAATTACTATAATAGATTAATTAAAACCGATTTATCTCATAAATCGGTTTTTTTTTGCTAGTGAGACAATGAAATGTATTTTTACCAGAGTTATTCGATTGAAAATTCCGCAGATGTTTAACTTTTGTATAATATTCAGAATAAATTACTGAACAAAATGATTTATTTTTCCACAATACCATAAATAGTTCTTGAAATTTATGGGTCCTGATTAATTAGTTTTAAATTTATGAACGATTCATAACACCTGCTCGTTATGCAGGTTCTTTACAATTATAATATGCAAGAAGTATCAGCAACAAAAATCACAGACAACAACTTTTTTCCAACATTGAAAAAGAAAGTTGACGCCTATTTCAAACAAAACGACTTAAAAACCTGGGGTAATAGAAAGCTTTATACAAAAGCGACTATTTTATTGGCATCATTTGGGTTACTGTATGGTTTAATCGTTTTTGTCAGCATGCCTGTATGGTTATCACTTGTCCTATGCGGCTTATTTGGTTTAAATTTAGCGGCTATCGGATTTAACGTGATGCATGATGGAGCTCACGGGAGCTTCTCAAATAATAAGCATGTTAACTACATGATGGGATTAACCTTAAACCTTATGGGCGGGGTAGTTTTCATCTGGAAAAACAAACACAATAAGAATCACCATTCATTTACCAATATAGAAGGGATGGATGATGATATTAATATAGGTCCTTTTATTAGAGTATCTACTCACCAAAAGAAAAGATGGTATCATAAGTTTCAGCATGTATATGCTTATCCGTTGTATGCAACATCTTATGCATTCTGGGTTTTCTTTCAGGATTTCAAAAAGTATTTTACAAGAAAAGTAGCCAATACGGAATTAGCTAAAATGAGCGTTAAAGAGCATATCATTTTCTGGGCTACAAAGTTAGCATACATCACTACCTTCTTTGTATTACCTATTTTAATGAAAGGTGTTTTAGCTACTGTTTTAGGATATTTAACAGTTTCAGTGGTGACGGGTTGGACAATTGGAGTAGTTTTTCAATTAGCTCACGTTGTAGAATCTACTGATTTTCATGATGCACCAGTAGAAGGTGAAAGAGTTATCCCTACCGAATGGGCTATTCATCAGATTAGAACTACCGCTAACTTTGGTACTAAAAGCAAAATATTAAATTGGTATACAGGAGGATTGAATTTCCAGGTAGAACATCACTTATTTCCAAGAATTAGCCATGTTCACTACCCTGCTATCAATAAGTTGGTTAAAGAAACCTGCGAACAATTTAACATTGCTTATAATGAATTTCCAAGCATGTTAGCTGCAATGGGTTCACATACTCGACATTTAAAATTGATTGGGCAAACAGCATAGTTTTTTGTGTAATCTCGAAAAAAGCAATAAATAGATATTTATTGCTTTTTTTATGTCATTTAATAAGTGGAATTGATTTTGAAGGTTTATTTTAAGATTCAGCTTAAAATCCTTAGTAGGTACATAACTGATGCAGGGATTAATAAGTATTTAGGTTGGGCCTTGATATTTATTGCATTTGTATTCTTTTCAAATTATACTCTTTCAGAGAATAATAACCTTCACTTTATTTACATCTTAGTACCTATATTTTTGATAGCAAAAATAGCTTCAAAAAGAAGGTTGGGGTTTCTAGAATTTTGCTTTCCACCTAAAAAATTCTATAAAATCAGGCTTATTGAGAGTTTAATTCTTTCACTTCCATTTGCAGTTTTTTTACTTTATTATTCATACCCCCAGTTGGCTCTAATTCTTTTCATTTTAAGTTTTTTACTTGCCTTTTATAAAAGAGGATTTTCATTTAACATTGTAGTTCCAACTCCATTCGGGAAGTACCCTTATGAGTTTATCATAGGCTTTAGAAAAACTTTCCCACTAATATTAGCTTCGTATTTCTTAGTTGCTATATCTATTATGTATGCTAATTTTCATCTAGCATTATTCGTCATTTTTATACAGTTTATACTTTCAGCTGGATATTTTATGCATCAAGATCTGCTCGGGTATGTATGGGTATACAAGCATAGATCACATTTATTTCTATTGAAAAAAATTAAATTGGCTTTTGTTCAACATTTCGTGCTTTATGGTGCTGAATTAGTATTATTCTTTTACTTTTTTAGCGATAAAATTTTATTAATGCTGATTTTTTATTTTTTGGGAGCACTTTTTCTATCAGGAGCAATTTTATTAAAATATTCTGCATTTCCAGAAAGAATTGGAGTTAAAGAAAGTATGTTAGTTGCATTGGCTGTATATTTTCCTCCACTCTTAATTGCTTTAATTCCGTATTTTTATGTTCAATCTGTAAAGAGTTTAGCTAAATATTTAGATGATTAAAATAGAGAATCTATCGAAATCGTATGGTAAGAAGTCTATATTGAAAAACATCAATCTTAGTATTGATGGAGGACAGATTTATGGTATTGTTGGAGCTAACGGTGCTGGTAAAACCACATTTTTTAAATGTTTAGCAGGTATTGAGGATTATTATGGTTCCATTACTTCAAGTTTCTCTAGTTTGAAGAATAATACAGGACTCCTGCTTACCGAGCCTGATTTTTTATCAAAATTGACTGGTCGCGAATATATTGTATTAATGTGTAATGCTAGAAATCAAGATTATAATGATCTCGATAAAAAGAACATCTTTGATCTTCCTTTAGATGAATATGCATCTCATTATTCTACAGGTATGAAGAAGAAACTAGCTTTATTGGCCATTTTAATGCAGAAAAATGAAGTATTCTTATTGGATGAGCCATTTAATGGTGTGGATATGCAGAGTAATTTAATACTATCAGATATTTTTTTAAAGCTAAAAGAATTAGGGAAGATATTACTAGTCTCCTCACATATTTACTCAAGCTTAACCACTATTTGTGATCAGATATTTCTTTTTGAGGAGGGCGAATTAAGTTCAGGTTTTACAAAAAGCCATTTTAGTAAATTAGAATCTGAAATAAAATCTGGTTTTAAAAAAGATATAGGTATTCTAGGATTATAATGATTCAATAACAATTCTAAAAATCGAACGTTAACTGGAAAAAAAATAGTATGAAAAAATTAACACTAACATTAAGTTTATTAACAATATCAGCATTTTTGTTTTTTCAATTTACCCCTAAAGATATTAATGATCAATTTTTTAAGACTAATCTTAGAATCACAATTCAGGATGATTTAGGTAATATTCAAGAAGGAGCAAGGGTTACTTTATATAGTAGTAATGAGGATTATAGAAAAGGAGAAAATCCAGTTACTGAGCCTCAGATGACTGATGATAAAGGAAGAGTAACCTTCAAAGATTTAGAGCCTACAGTTTATCACGTTTATGCCGAGAAAGGTAAAATGAATAATAATAACTTAGGTGTTAAAACTGATACATTAGTGGCCAAAAAGCTAAATAAAGTAGCTATTGTGATTCAGTAGTTGTACTTAATAGCATTTATTTCAAGCTGGTGATTTTATCATCAGCTTTTTTTATTTCTAATGATTCATTTTCATTTCTAGGAAGGTCTTGGAAAAGTCAATAAGCTCTGGGAAAAACTCCTGAAACTCTTTCTCAAATTCCTTATGATATTTTTTCAGTTCATCGATTGACTGTTCCATTTTAGAATTGAAATTCGATCGATTCGCCATCCCTTGCATCACTTTTTCAATTCCATCAAAATATTGGTAATTATATAACCAATCATTTTTAATCATATACGGCAAAACATATTGAACATTTTCAGGAAGGATGTCTAAATTTTGATTAAACATGTTATAGGTGTCATCTACAAATGTTCTAAGAAGGGTAGAGTGAAAATCATTCCAATTTTTAGCTAAGAAATGATCATAAAAAATATCGATAATAACTCCAGCATAATGTCCATATTTAGGTCTTAATCTATCTTTGCTTTTTTGTACAACAGCGTGATGATCAGTGAATTCGTCAATTGCCCAATGCAATTTTATACCTCTATTGATCCCTTCATTAAAACGCTCCATATCAGATGCTTTAACAAAATCACCTATAAAATTCCCGATTTTTATTTCATCAGATTCACCTGAAAGATATATGTGAGCCAAAATATTCATGGACTTCAATATAAGTTAAATTCAATGGAAATACCTATAACATTTTGTATCTTGCTTTATATTGTGTGTTAAAATGAAATTTCAACTTGCCTTGACTAAAGAAAAAATACATTCTCATCTGATACATTTATATCAGTTAGCTAAAATTGATAATAACTTTGTAAAGGAAGAAAAAAGATACCTTTATGCGCTAGGACGTAAAAATGGGGTGACTGAAAAGGAGGTAGATAAAATTATTGATGAATCTTCTGAAATAAGCTTTGAAGAACCGGATACTTTAAAAGAAAAGATTGTTTTTCTATATGAATATATCCAAATGATGCTGGTCGATAATAAACTAGATGAGAGAGAAGCTCAGATGTGTTCTGTTATTGCAGAAAGGATGGGATTAGACAGAGGACTGGTAGGAAGCATTACAAATTCTATAGTAACCGCAAAAGATGTGAATGAGGAGCCTGAATTGAAAGATGAGGAATTAGAGCTATACATCAATTACCCGGAGGACTTTCTATAAGAAATAAATATCCATTAACTAATAAATACTATATGAAAAAGCTAATTCTATTATTCTCTTTGGTTTATTTGAGTTTTTCTTCTTTGGCTCAAACAAGCTATTTGCATTGTGGTAAATTGATTGATGTTGAAAAAGGTAAGATCTTAGAAGAAATGACCGTAATAGTGGAGGGACAAAAAATTGTCGGTTTAGAAAAAGGCTATAAAAATGCTGAAGATGGTGTTGAAGTCATTGATCTTAAGTCAAAGACAGTTATGCCAGGATTATTCGATATGCATGTTCATATTGAAAGTGAAACTGCTAAAGATGGTTATATTAAGAGATTTACTTTGAATGAAGCCGATATTGCATTTCAATCTGTAGTTTATGCTAAAAAAACATTAATGGCTGGCTTTACTTCTGTAAGGGATTTGGGGGGAACTGGAGTAAACTCGAGTCTTAGAGATGCCATTAACAAAGGTTATGTAGATGGGCCTACTATTTACTCAGCCGGAAAATCAATTGCTACTACAGGTGGTCACGCTGATCCAACCAATGGATACAAAAGTGATTTAATGGGGAATCCTGGTCCTGCTGAGGGAGTAGTGAATAGCCCTGAAGAAGCTAGAAAGGCTGTAAGACAACGATATAAAAACGGAGCTGATGTCATTAAGATTACGGCTACAGGTGGCGTATTAAGTATGGCTAAAAATGGCCAAAATCCTCAGTTTTTTGAAGATGAATTAAAAGCTATAGTAGAAACAGCTAATGATTATGGTATGATCACAGCCGCTCACGCTCATGGAGATGAAGGTATGCAAAGAGCCATTAGAGCTGGAATTAAAACCATTGAACATGGTACCTTAATGTCTGAAGAAACGATGGAGTTGATGAAAGAATATGATGCTTACTATGTACCTACTATTACAGCGGGTAAAAGTGTAGCTGAATTAGCTGAAATTGAAGGCTATTATCCTGAAGTGGTAGTGCCAAAAGCTAAGGCGATTGGTCCTAAAATTCAAGAAACATTTTCGAAGGCCTATAAGAAAGGTGTGAACATTGCCTTTGGTACTGATGCCGGTGTATTTAAACATGGGGAAAATGGGAAAGAGTTTGGTTATATGGTAGAAGCAGGAATGCCTGCAATGGAGGCTATTGTATCAGCTACAGTTACTCCAGCTAAACTATTAAAGGTATATGATCAATATGGTTCTATTGCTAAAGGTAAAATGGCTGATATTATTGCAGTAGAAGATGATCCAACTGAAAATATTAATACAATGGAGGATGTTAAATTTGTGATGAAAAAAGGAAAGATTTATAAGAACTAAAAATCATCAGATACAATCAAAATATAGTAAGGCCCACAAAAGTGGGCTTTTTTGTTTCTGTACTGTAATGAATCAGTGTACATATTTGTACATTCTACTGTCCGATTATTATACAATTCCCTCTATCCAATCCAGCCAAAAGTTCATTTTAATGCCTTAAATGATGCTTTAGTATTTTGGTACGGCTGTTGAATATCTATTTTAAAAAGATATAGATATGATTAAATTCCTACTTTGGTGTATTTTATTAGTGATTTGCTGGCCCCTTGCAATTATAGCATTAATTCTTTATCCGTTTATATGGCTTATCACACTGCCATTCCGAATTTTAGGATTTGCTATTAATTTATCTTTTGCGGCTGTTGGTGCTATTTTTCTATTTCCATTTCTAGCTGCTGGAAGGAGATAAGTGTCCTTAATACATAAAAAATAGATTTCTGGTAACCTTTATGAGTTCTCAACGCTTATCTTAGCATAGTTTTAATAAATTATAATTTATGGATAAGATAGCAGAAGATTTTCTATTTAAATATTTAAATAATGCAGCACCAACAGGCTTTGAGACTAATGGCCAAAAGCTTTGGTTAGATTATATTAAGCCCTACACTGATGATTATATACAAGACAATTACGGATCAGTAGCTGCAATTATAAATAAAGACGCTCCTTATAAAGTAGTAATAGAAGCTCATGCTGATGAAATTTCTTGGTTTGTAAATTATATTTCAGATGATGGTTATATCTATGTAATCAGAAATGGTGGTTCAGATCATCAAATTGCACCTTCAAAACGTGTTAATATTCATACGGATAAAGGGATAGTGAAAGGTATTTTTGGTTGGCCTGCAATTCATGTTAGAAACAAAGAGAATGATATCAAGCCGGAATTAAAAAATATCTTCATTGATGTAGGCGCAGCTAATAAGGAAGAAGTTGAGAAGATGGGAATCCATGTAGGCTGTGTAATTACATTCGATGATGAGGCAATGTATCTAAAAGATAAAGATTACATTGTGGG is drawn from Marivirga arenosa and contains these coding sequences:
- a CDS encoding ATP-binding cassette domain-containing protein translates to MIKIENLSKSYGKKSILKNINLSIDGGQIYGIVGANGAGKTTFFKCLAGIEDYYGSITSSFSSLKNNTGLLLTEPDFLSKLTGREYIVLMCNARNQDYNDLDKKNIFDLPLDEYASHYSTGMKKKLALLAILMQKNEVFLLDEPFNGVDMQSNLILSDIFLKLKELGKILLVSSHIYSSLTTICDQIFLFEEGELSSGFTKSHFSKLESEIKSGFKKDIGILGL
- a CDS encoding acyl carrier protein phosphodiesterase, giving the protein MNILAHIYLSGESDEIKIGNFIGDFVKASDMERFNEGINRGIKLHWAIDEFTDHHAVVQKSKDRLRPKYGHYAGVIIDIFYDHFLAKNWNDFHSTLLRTFVDDTYNMFNQNLDILPENVQYVLPYMIKNDWLYNYQYFDGIEKVMQGMANRSNFNSKMEQSIDELKKYHKEFEKEFQEFFPELIDFSKTFLEMKMNH
- a CDS encoding fatty acid desaturase family protein, which encodes MQEVSATKITDNNFFPTLKKKVDAYFKQNDLKTWGNRKLYTKATILLASFGLLYGLIVFVSMPVWLSLVLCGLFGLNLAAIGFNVMHDGAHGSFSNNKHVNYMMGLTLNLMGGVVFIWKNKHNKNHHSFTNIEGMDDDINIGPFIRVSTHQKKRWYHKFQHVYAYPLYATSYAFWVFFQDFKKYFTRKVANTELAKMSVKEHIIFWATKLAYITTFFVLPILMKGVLATVLGYLTVSVVTGWTIGVVFQLAHVVESTDFHDAPVEGERVIPTEWAIHQIRTTANFGTKSKILNWYTGGLNFQVEHHLFPRISHVHYPAINKLVKETCEQFNIAYNEFPSMLAAMGSHTRHLKLIGQTA
- a CDS encoding metal-dependent hydrolase family protein; its protein translation is MKKLILLFSLVYLSFSSLAQTSYLHCGKLIDVEKGKILEEMTVIVEGQKIVGLEKGYKNAEDGVEVIDLKSKTVMPGLFDMHVHIESETAKDGYIKRFTLNEADIAFQSVVYAKKTLMAGFTSVRDLGGTGVNSSLRDAINKGYVDGPTIYSAGKSIATTGGHADPTNGYKSDLMGNPGPAEGVVNSPEEARKAVRQRYKNGADVIKITATGGVLSMAKNGQNPQFFEDELKAIVETANDYGMITAAHAHGDEGMQRAIRAGIKTIEHGTLMSEETMELMKEYDAYYVPTITAGKSVAELAEIEGYYPEVVVPKAKAIGPKIQETFSKAYKKGVNIAFGTDAGVFKHGENGKEFGYMVEAGMPAMEAIVSATVTPAKLLKVYDQYGSIAKGKMADIIAVEDDPTENINTMEDVKFVMKKGKIYKN
- a CDS encoding carboxypeptidase regulatory-like domain-containing protein codes for the protein MKKLTLTLSLLTISAFLFFQFTPKDINDQFFKTNLRITIQDDLGNIQEGARVTLYSSNEDYRKGENPVTEPQMTDDKGRVTFKDLEPTVYHVYAEKGKMNNNNLGVKTDTLVAKKLNKVAIVIQ